One stretch of Podospora bellae-mahoneyi strain CBS 112042 chromosome 2, whole genome shotgun sequence DNA includes these proteins:
- the tmk2 gene encoding mitogen activated protein kinase 2 (COG:T; EggNog:ENOG503NVP2), with protein sequence MGDLQGRKVFKVFNQDFIVDERYTVTKELGQGAYGIVCAAVNNQTNEGVAIKKVTNVFSKKILAKRALREIKLLQHFRGHRNITCLYDMDIPRPDSFNETYLYEELMECDLAAIIRSGQPLTDAHFQSFIYQILCGLKYIHSANVLHRDLKPGNLLVNADCELKICDFGLARGFSVDPEENAGYMTEYVATRWYRAPEIMLSFQNYTKAIDVWSVGCILAELLGGRPFFKGRDYVDQLNQILHILGTPNEETLSRIGSPRAQEYVRNLPFMAKKSFPSLFPNANPDALDLLDRMLAFDPSRRISVEEALEHPYLAIWHDASDEPDCPTTFNFDFEVVDDVNEMRKMILSEVVNFRAQVRTVPGQAGSAGNIQQAPSNVPIPAGGPGQQWTAEDPRPMEYGNQMQGLEAELGGR encoded by the exons ATGGGCGATCTCCAGGGCCGTAAGGTGTTCAAGGTGTTCAACCAGGACTTCATCGTCGATGAAAGATACACCGTGACCAAGGAGCTTGGTCAGGGCGCATACGGCATTGTCTG TGCCGCGGTGAACAACCAGACCAACGAGGGTgttgccatcaagaaggtcACCAATGTGTTCAGCAAGAAGATTTTGGCCAAGCGCGCCCTGCGCGAGATCAAGCTCCTGCAGCACTTCAGGGGTCACCGAAAT ATCACCTGCTTGTATGATATGGATATTCCCAGACCAGACAGCTTCAACGAGACATATCTTTATGAGG AGTTGATGGAGTGCGATCTTGCCGCCATCATTCGTTCCGGCCAGCCTCTTACCGACGCCCATTTCCAGTCTTTCATTTACCAAATCCTCTGCGGTCTGAAATACATTCACTCAGCCAACGTTCTCCATCGCGATCTCAAGCCAGGAAACTTGCTTGTCAACGCCGACTGCGAACTGAAGATTTGCGATTTCGGTCTGGCGCGTGGCTTCTCGGTTGATCCCGAGGAAAATGCCGGGTACATGACTGAGTATGTCGCGACGAGATGGTACCGCGCGCCCGAAATCATGTTGAGCTTCCAGAATTACACCAAAGCTA TTGACGTATGGTCTGTCGGCTGCATTCTCGCTGAGCTCCTTGGCGGTCGCCCCTTTTTCAAGGGTCGCGATTACGTCGACCAGCTGAACCAAATTCTCCACATTCTTGGTACCCCTAATGAGGAAACTTTGTCCCGCATCGGTTCCCCTAGGGCCCAGGAATACGTGCGGAATCTTCCTTTCATGGCCAAGAAGTCATTCCCTTCGCTCTTCCCTAACGCCAACCCGGACGCTCTTGACCTCTTGGACCGTATGCTTGCTTTCGACCCCTCTCGCCGCATCAGTGTCGAGGAGGCCCTCGAACACCCCTATCTTGCCATCTGGCACGACGCTAGTGACGAGCCCGACTGCCCAACCACTTTCAACTTTGACTTCGAGGTCGTCGATGATGTCAATGAAATGCGCAAGATGATCCTCAGCGAGGTTGTCAACTTCAGAGCCCAAGTCCGCACTGTCCCTGGCCAGGCGGGCTCTGCCGGTAACATCCAACAGGCGCCATCAAACGTCCCCATTCCTGCAGGTGGACCCGGCCAGCAGTGGACAGCCGAGGACCCAAGACCGATGGAGTACGGTAACCAAATGCAGGGTCTCGAGGCTGAGCTCGGAGGCAGATAG
- a CDS encoding hypothetical protein (EggNog:ENOG503P6JQ; COG:S), with the protein MVSVKSILLAAMATVAYAAPCQPTFVPTLPKTGGARELPSPPPSFTLKKIAVGHGIQNYTCVDTTSAPKADGAVAILYDVTKYAPGTPKTGIAKALWDRIPSALLLKPLTLNKLAGTKYGAHATAPFPKEEDLKLLGFPIAEYLGHHYFDISSTPMFDLNRVGLKASVTKLDNVDAPANADKGPLKTGAVAWLQLGDSGKGLSSGITQVYRVITAGGVGQKCDVAGVGVHSVPYTTFYWFF; encoded by the exons ATGGTGTCAGTCAAGTCGATACTTCTTGCCGCGATGGCCACAGTAGCATATGCTGCCCCATGCCAACCGACATTTGTACCAACTCTTCCCAAGACTGGAG GTGCCCGAGAactcccctcaccaccaccgagttTCACCCTCAAGAAGATTGCCGTCGGCCATGGTATCCAAAATTACACATGCGTCGACACCACCTCTGCCCCTAAGGCCGATGGTGCCGTTGCTATTCTCTACGACGTGACAAAGTACGCCCCAGGAACGCCAAAGACCGGCATTGCCAAAGCACTCTGGGATAGGATCCCCTCTGCGCTTCTCCTCAAGCCTCTGACTCTCAACAAGCTCGCGGGAACCAAGTATGGTGCTCATGCCACAGCGCCATtccccaaggaggaggacctgAAACTGCTCGGTTTTCCCATCGCCGAGTATCTTGGCCATCACTACTTCGACATCAGCAGCACCCCGATGTTCGACCTCAACCGGGTCGGGCTCAAGGCCAGTGTGACAAAGTTGGATAATGTGGATGCCCCTGCCAACGCTGACAAGGGCCCTCTCAAGACTGGGGCCGTGGCCTGGCTCCAGCTTGGAGACAGCGGGAAGGGCCTCTCGAGTGGGATCACCCAGGTTTACCGTGTCATCACAGCCGGTGGCGTGGGGCAAAAGTGCGATGTTGCTGGTGTCGGTGTGCACAGCGTTCCTTACACCACCTTTTACTGGTTCTTCTAA
- a CDS encoding hypothetical protein (COG:M; EggNog:ENOG503P193), translating to MVEQRQHGRTPVHNSEVYLLRQMPPTFSTIPPLSPPSPITPAEDDDFCNGMPIEALSLSQPAIAVADEKLAVEERLSNAVHVLSTETTALQNLTALYSTDRLAREGFNRAVEAITRRNHPKYPHHQHHSHSRRATDGKIVVIGVGKSGHIAKKLVATFNSLAIQAVFLHPTEALHGDLGQIGPRDTFLLITFSGKTPELLTLLPHLDKSLPLILLTSHTRPETCELIKHRPDTILLPAPIHEPETKSFGVSAPTTSTTVALTVGDALAIVASRELHPSVASVFAKNHPGGAIGAALRKPSSSEKSARELAVRMEMIPLLDTPPEKTATGADVLRAGYASPSGWVRLQTGDVISPRRIRKLDSADLVTGLEELKGWLVTSKKEFVPVAADSSVEKAAEWVLGMRVALGDGQYEDNAIVAVMDRGECVGLLEVGSLMEEA from the coding sequence ATGGTTGAACAGCGCCAGCACGGGCGCACTCCCGTCCACAACAGCGAGGtctacctcctccgccagatGCCTCCAACCTTCTCAACCATCCCCCCACTGTCCCCTCCGTCCCCCATCACACCcgccgaggacgatgacTTTTGCAATGGCATGCCGATCGaggccctctccctctcccagccGGCCATTGCCGTCGCCGACGAGAAGCTCGCCGTCGAAGAGCGTCTCTCCAACGCCGTCCACGTCCTCTCCACCGAGACCACTGCCCTGCAGAACCTGACGGCGCTCTACTCCACCGACCGTCTCGCCCGCGAAGGCTTCAACCGCGCCGTTGAGGCCATCACCCGCCGCAACCACCCCAAAtacccccaccaccaacaccactccCACAGCCGACGAGCGACAGACGGCAAGATAGTAGTAATAGGCGTCGGCAAGTCAGGGCACATCGCCAAGAAGCTCGTCGCAACCTTcaactccctcgccatccaaGCCGTTTTTCTCCACCCCACCGAGGCCCTCCACGGCGATCTGGGCCAGATCGGCCCCCGCGACACCTTCTTGCTGATCACCTTCTCCGGCAAAACCCCCGAGCTCCTGACGCTTCTTCCCCACCTCGACAAGTCACTTCCTCTCATCCTCTTGACGTCTCACACCCGCCCGGAAACATGCGAGCTGATCAAGCACCGCCCCGACACCATCCTTCTTCCCGCACCGATCCACGAGCCAGAGACAAAGTCCTTTGGCGTGTcggcaccaacaacctccacgaCGGTGGCGCTGACGGTAGGGGATGCGCTCGCAATCGTCGCCAGCAGGGAGCTACACCCCAGCGTGGCGAGCGTGTTTGCCAAAAATCACCCCGGCGGCGCGATCGGGGCTGCACTGAGGAAGCCAAGCTCGAGTGAAAAGAGCGCGAGGGAACTGGCGGTGCGAATGGAGATGATTCCGCTCCTGGATACCCCCCCAGAAAAGACGGCTACGGGTGCGGATGTGCTCAGGGCGGGCTATGCCTCGCCTTCcgggtgggtgaggttgcAGACCGGGGATGTTATCTCCCCCAGGCGGATCAGGAAGCTGGACTCGGCGGATCTGGTGACcgggttggaggagctgaaggggTGGCTGGTGACGAGCAAGAAGGAGTTTGTGCCTGTTGCTGCCGACTCGAGCGTGGAAAAGGCGGCCGAGTGGGTGCTGGGGATGAGGGTTGCGCTTGGGGATGGGCAGTATGAGGATAATGCGATTGTCGCTGTTATGGATCGGGGAGAGTGTGTTGGACTTCTTGAGGTGGGGAGTCTGATGGAGGAGgcatga
- the stp1 gene encoding Low molecular weight phosphotyrosine protein phosphatase (EggNog:ENOG503P1R8; BUSCO:EOG09265A08; COG:T) translates to MAEKISVLFVCLGNICRSTMAEGVFQAMAKKEPYKDLVADIDSCGTGGYHIGEGPDDRTMSTLESHGITDYVHAARKVNASDFDKFDYIFAMDRANLSDLQRIQQRKSNSKAKVMLFGEYSGTGKAEVISDPYYGGQQGFEKAYEQATRFSTNFLKEVFPDVN, encoded by the exons ATGGCTGAGAAGATTTCGGTCCTTTTCGTTTGCCTGGGCAACATCTGTAGATCGACCATGGCTGAAGGCGTCTTCCAAGCCATGGCAAAGAAGGAGCCGTACAAGGACCTGGTTGCCGATATTGATTCTTGCGGAACGG GTGGGTACCACATTGGTGAAGGACCAGATGACCGCACCATGTCCACCCTCGAATCTCATGGTATCACTGACTATGTGCATGCGGCACGCAAG GTGAATGCGTCTGATTTCGACAAGTTTGATTACATCTTCGCCATGGACCGTGCCAACCTCTCCGACCTCCAACGTATCCAGCAACGCAAATCGAACAGCAAGGCCAAAGTGATGCTTTTCGGAGAGTACTCGGGAACCGGCAAGGCCGAGGTGATCAGTGACCCCTACTATGGTGGGCAGCAGGGTTTCGAGAAGGCGTATGAACAGGCGACCCGTTTCTCGACCAATTTCCTCAAGGAAGTCTTCCCTGACGTTAACTAA